The following proteins are co-located in the Enoplosus armatus isolate fEnoArm2 chromosome 8, fEnoArm2.hap1, whole genome shotgun sequence genome:
- the tbc1d25 gene encoding TBC1 domain family member 25 → MAGEEERGVVRVKVKKYDGVLPVEFRSFAVDPQITSLEVLQHILIRAFDLNGKRNFGISYLSRDRSGAEMYMSLVSDWELDVAFVSAAKPYLQLKMDIKPSEDSPVMEDWDIISPKDVIGSEQLLADRTRSLASAALPFTQSLLSQVGRTLSKVQQAFSWSYGEEIKPFKPPLSDAEFHSYLNGQGQLTRPEELRLRIYHGGVEPSLRKVVWRYLLNVYPDGLSGQERMDYMKRKTREYDQLKSEWTARVSHEDLEFIRGNVLKDVLRTDRAHPYYAGSEDSPHLTALTDLLTTFAITHPQISYCQGMSDIASPILAVMDNEAHAFICFCGIMKRLEGNFRPDGQLMSIKFQHLKLLLQYSDPEFYSYLVSRGADDLFFCYRWLLLELKREFAFDDALRMLEVTWSSLPPDPPETEVELQGPPLETDETMSSRDKDKTVENCLGDDKEQKEKQRRRHMLRPSREEADECRNAVIEEKGAGAGKGSEAGECDIPQVTTEKADLQAPPFERQTSFGEFKYYTARNEDSFDMEDAEQPQRLVASKSVTSISRRQSTVDSEEDPGERTPLIKNCDNGFSPMSSSPLFPSGLPMWKNGPSVSPTSSVSPSSWPGASPDSPPKPTSPSTANGREAFPRTVPKVLTSSAQVLSSTGINSPTTPTLKTSVASPSHTRSLISSPILSFGRGPSLSGSRSSSNNLPSPGNKSPSTTANTPNSSKAETTSIKPCSLPPPQEFGKGNPFMLFLCLSILLEHRDHIIKNSLDYNELAMHFDRLVRRHNLSRVLQRAKALFADYLQSEVWDSEEGDEVSSDSPTTATAAQHSPSSTISARPIYSPLASPQSSSPNSTYNLATTIPSPTAQVSLSPTS, encoded by the exons CTGTTGATCCTCAGATAACATCACTGGAGGTCCTGCAGCACATACTTATCAGAGCCTTTGATCTAAACGG GAAGCGGAATTTCGGGATCAGTTACCTGTCTCGAGATCGGAGTGGTGCTGAAATGTATATGTCTCTGGTGTCCGACTGGGAATTGGATGTTGCATTTGTCAGCGCAGCCAAACCATATCTGCAGCTCAAGATGGACATAAAACCTTCAGAAGACA GTCCTGTTATGGAGGACTGGGACATCATAAGCCCCAAGGACGTGATTGGCTCTGAGCAGCTTCTGGCAGACAGGACCAGGTCTTTGGCATCTGCTGCTCTTCCCTTCACCCAGTCTCTACTGTCCCAG GTGGGCCGGACCCTGTCCAAAGTCCAGCAGGCCTTCAGCTGGTCTTATGGGGAGGAGATCAAGCCTTTCAAGCCCCCTCTGAGTGATGCTGAGTTTCACAGTTACCTCAACGGACAGGGCCAGTTGACTCGACCCGAGGAACTCAGACTGCGGATTTACCACGGTGGTGTGGAGCCTTCACTGCGCAAA GTTGTTTGGAGGTACCTCCTGAACGTCTACCCTGATGGACTGAGTGGACAGGAAAGAATGGACTACatgaagaggaagacgagggagTATGACCAGCTGAAGAGTGAGTGGACGGCCAGGGTCAGCCACGAGGACCTTGAATTTATCCGTGGGAATGTTCTTAAAGACGTCTTGAGGACGGACCGGGCTCATCCATACTACGCAGGCTCAGAAGACAGTCCACATTTGACTGCCCTCACAGACCTGCTCACCACTTTTGCCATCACACATCCACAG ataTCATACTGTCAAGGCATGAGTGATATTGCCTCCCCTATACTTGCGGTAATGGATAATGAGGCGCATGCTTTCATTTGCTTTTGTGGCATTATGAAGCGCTTGGAGGGGAACTTCCGGCCAGATGGGCAGCTCATGTCTATTAAGTTCCAGCACCTAAAGCTGCTTCTGCAGTACTCGGATCCCGAATTCTACTCTTACCTGGTGTCCCGAGGAGCTGACGACCTCTTCTTCTGTTACCGCTGGCTGCTTCTGGAGCTCAAGCGAGAGTTTGCGTTTGATGATGCTTTGAGGATGCTCGAGGTTACTTGGAGCTCGCTGCCCCCGGATCCTCCTGAAACCGAAGTGGAGCTTCAGGGACCACCACTGGAGACCGATGAAACTATGTCCAGCAGAGACAAGGACAAGACAGTTGAGAATTGCCTTGGAGATGATAAGGAACAAAAAGAGAAGCAGCGTAGACGACATATGCTGAGGCCTTCAAGAGAAGAAGCAGATGAGTGCAGGAATGCTGTCATAGAAGAGAAAGGCGCAGGCGCTGGAAAGGGAAGCGAGGCCGGTGAATGTGATATTCCTCAAGTGACTACGGAAAAGGCAGATTTGCAGGCTCCTCCTTTTGAGAGGCAAACGAGTTTCGGAGAGTTTAAATACTATACTGCACGAAATGAAGATAGCTTTGATATGGAGGATGCTGAGCAGCCACAGCGTTTGGTGGCTTCAAAGTCAGTAACGAGCATCTCAAGGCGCCAGTCCACAGTTGACAGTGAGGAGGACCCAGGAGAGAGAACACCTCTCATTAAAAACTGTGACAACGGTTTCTCTCCAATGtcatcatctcctctctttcctaGTGGCCTACCAATGTGGAAAAATggcccctctgtctctcccacatCTTCAGTTTCACCCTCCAGCTGGCCAGGTGCTTCTCCAGACTCTCCTCCAAAACCCACATCCCCATCCACAGCCAATGGAAGAGAGGCCTTTCCAAGAACTGTCCCAAAAGTATTGACCTCCTCTGCCCAAGTGCTCAGCAGTACAGGGATTAACTCGCCCACAACCCCCACTTTAAAAACATCTGTTGCATCTCCCTCCCACACCCGTTCCCTAATCTCTTCACCCATTTTGTCCTTTGGAAGAGGCCCCTCGCTGTCTGGCAGCAGGTCGTCCTCCAACAATCTCCCCTCACCTGGCAACAAATCCCCCAGCACCACAGCAAACACGCCCAATTCCTCAAAAGCTGAGACCACCAGCATCAAACCGTGTTCCCTGCCGCCTCCTCAAGAGTTCGGCAAAGGCAATCCCTTCATGCTGTTCCTGTGCCTGTCCATCCTGCTGGAGCACCGAGACCACATCATCAAGAACAGCTTGGATTACAATGAGCTAGCCATGCACTTTGATCGCCTTGTGCGGCGCCACAACCTGAGCAGGGTGCTGCAGCGAGCCAAGGCCTTATTTGCAGACTACTTGCAGAGTGAAGTGTGGGACTCGGAAGAAGGGGATGAGGTTAGCTCGGACTCCCCAACAACAGCTACCGCTGCTCAACACTCCCCTTCTTCAACCATCTCTGCCAGGCCCATTTACAGCCCTTTGGCATCGCCTCAGTCATCATCTCCGAACTCAACCTATAACCTCGCAACCACCATTCCCTCCCCAACAGCTCAAGTTTCCCTTTCTCCCACTTCCTGA